One genomic region from Candidatus Cybelea sp. encodes:
- a CDS encoding S8 family serine peptidase, which translates to MPRILLLAILFVPAAALAGCSSTATPAAPAAPNAGSRSGTIHTNVVVRSRGLSPDAPAGWSPENLEAAYDLPSASKGTGQIVAVVDAYDNPNVSTDLASYRSTFGLPPANFTKYNQDGQTGDYPEGNGDWGVEIDLDVEMLSASCPNCTIDLVEANSNGTKDLEAALTQAVKLGAHVVSVSWGCEGSDCVDKSYFRAKGVEYLASAGDGGLGAGYPSAFDSVVAIGGTVLSKGGGGKRGWSESVWPGESGGCTSERKPSWQHDPYCRGRLTNDVASVATNLSEYDSYDQNGWITVEGTAGAAPFLAGVFGLAGNAAAQKGGRTFWETAHHKHLYPVEHGGSSCAYAMGRYNTCVGWGTPHGVAAF; encoded by the coding sequence ATGCCACGGATTCTTCTTTTAGCGATTCTCTTCGTTCCCGCGGCCGCTTTGGCGGGATGCAGCTCGACCGCGACGCCCGCGGCACCCGCCGCGCCGAACGCAGGGTCACGATCCGGCACCATTCACACCAACGTCGTGGTCCGCAGCCGCGGCCTCTCCCCGGATGCGCCGGCGGGCTGGTCGCCCGAAAATCTCGAGGCTGCCTACGACCTGCCGTCGGCGTCGAAGGGCACCGGCCAGATCGTCGCCGTCGTCGATGCGTACGACAATCCCAACGTCTCGACGGATCTTGCGAGCTATCGCTCGACGTTCGGGCTGCCTCCGGCAAACTTTACGAAATACAATCAGGACGGACAGACCGGTGACTACCCCGAGGGCAACGGCGACTGGGGCGTCGAGATCGATCTCGACGTAGAGATGCTGTCAGCGAGTTGTCCCAACTGCACGATCGATCTCGTCGAAGCGAACTCCAACGGCACAAAAGACTTGGAAGCGGCACTCACCCAGGCCGTCAAACTCGGTGCGCACGTCGTTTCGGTGAGCTGGGGCTGCGAGGGCTCCGACTGCGTCGACAAGTCATATTTTCGAGCCAAGGGCGTCGAATATCTCGCGAGCGCCGGCGACGGCGGCCTCGGCGCCGGCTATCCGTCCGCTTTCGACAGCGTCGTCGCAATCGGCGGCACCGTGCTCTCGAAAGGCGGCGGCGGAAAGCGCGGCTGGAGCGAGAGCGTCTGGCCAGGTGAAAGCGGCGGCTGCACCAGCGAGCGCAAACCGAGCTGGCAGCACGATCCCTACTGCCGCGGGCGCCTCACCAACGACGTCGCGTCGGTTGCGACCAACCTTTCCGAGTATGACAGCTACGACCAGAACGGATGGATCACCGTGGAAGGCACCGCCGGCGCGGCTCCGTTTTTAGCCGGCGTTTTTGGCTTGGCAGGAAATGCCGCAGCACAAAAAGGCGGCCGCACGTTCTGGGAAACCGCACACCACAAGCATCTCTATCCGGTCGAACACGGCGGCAGCTCGTGCGCATACG